The following coding sequences lie in one Lemur catta isolate mLemCat1 chromosome 11, mLemCat1.pri, whole genome shotgun sequence genomic window:
- the LOC123647260 gene encoding elongation factor 1-alpha 1-like — protein MRKEKTHINIVVVIEHVDSGKSSTTGHLIYKCGGINKRTIEKFEKEAAEMGKGSFRYAWVLDKLKAECERGITIDISLWKFETSKYYVTIIDAPGHRDFIKNMITCTSQADCAVLIVAAGVGEFEAGISKNGQTCEHALLAYTLGVKQLIVGVNKMDSTEPPYGQKRYKEIVKEVSTYIKKIGYNPDTVAFVPISGWNGDNMLEPSANMPWFKGWKVTRKDGNASGTTLLEALDCILPPTRPTDKPLRLPLQDVYKIGSIGTVPVGRVETGVLKPGMVVTFAPVNVMTEVKSVEMHHEALSEALPGDNVGFNVKNVSVKDVRGDNVAGDSKNDPPMEAAGFTAQVIVVNHPGQISAGCALVLDCHTAHIACKFAELKEKIDCRSGKKLEDGPKFLKSGDAAIVDMVPGKPMCVESFSDYPPLGRFAVRDMRQTVAVGVIKAVDKKAAGAGKVTKSAQKAQKAK, from the coding sequence atgagaaaggaaaagactCACATCAACATCGTCGTCGTCATCGAACACGTAGATTCAGGGAAGTCCTCCACTACTGGCCATCTGATCTACAAATGTGGTGGGATCAACAAAAGAACCATCGAAAAATTTGAGAAGGAGGCCGCTGAAATGGGAAAGGGCTCCTTCAGGTATGCCTGGGTCTTGGATAAACTGAAAGCTGAGTGTGAGCGTGGTATCACCATTGATATCTCCCTGTGGAAATTTGAGACCAGCAAATATTATGTGACTATTATTGATGCCCCAGGACACAGAGACTTTATCAAAAACATGATTACATGCACATCTCAGGCTGATTGTGCTGTCCTGATTGTTGCTGCTGGTGTCGGTGAATTTGAAGCTGGTATCTCAAAGAATGGGCAGACCTGTGAGCATGCCCTTCTGGCTTACACACTAGGTGTGAAACAACTAATTGTTGGTGTTAACAAAATGGATTCCACTGAGCCGCCCTACGGCCAGAAGAGATACAAGGAAATTGTTAAAGAAGTCAGCACTTACATTAAGAAAATTGGCTACAACCCTGACACAGTAGCATTTGTGCCAATTTCTGGCTGGAATGGTGACAACATGTTGGAGCCAAGTGCTAACATGCCTTGGTTCAAGGGATGGAAAGTCACCCGTAAAGATGGCAATGCCAGTGGAACCACACTGCTTGAAGCTCTGGATTGCATCCTGCCACCAACTCGTCCAACTGACAAGCCCTTGCGTCTGCCTCTCCAGGATGTCTACAAAATTGGCAGTATTGGTACTGTGCCTGTGGGCCGAGTGGAGACTGGTGTTCTCAAACCTGGCATGGTGGTCACCTTTGCTCCAGTCAATGTTATGACTGAAGTAAAGTCTGTGGAAATGCACCATGAAGCTTTGAGCGAAGCTCTTCCAGGGGACAACGTGGGCTTCAACGTCAAGAATGTGTCTGTCAAAGATGTTCGTGGTGACAACGTTGCTGGTGACAGCAAAAACGACCCACCAATGGAAGCTGCTGGCTTCACTGCTCAGGTGATTGTCGTGAACCACCCAGGCCAAATTAGTGCTGGCTGCGCTCTTGTACTGGATTGTCACACAGCTCATATTGCCTGCAAGTTTGCTGAACTGAAAGAAAAGATTGACTGCCGCTCTGGAAAGAAGCTGGAGGATGGCCCTAAATTCTTGAAATCTGGTGATGCTGCCATCGTCGATATGGTTCCTGGCAAGCCCATGTGTGTCGAGAGCTTCTCAGACTATCCTCCTCTGGGTCGTTTTGCTGTTCGTGATATGAGACAGACAGTTGCTGTGGGTGTCATCAAAGCGGTGGACAAGAAGGCTGCTGGAGCTGGCAAGGTCACCAAATCTGCCCAGAAAGCTCAGAAGGCTAAATGA